In the genome of Streptomyces fagopyri, the window GCAGAAGGCAGCCGCTCTCGCGGCACTGGCGGTCCGGAGCGACGGGCTTCTGTCGAGGGCCCGGTAACGGGTCGAACGCGATCATCACCTTCGGACCGGTCACCCTGACCACCCGCGACGGCAGCACCTCGACGTGCAGGATCGATGTCGGCGGGCAAGGGCCGAGGCGGCGGCAGCGGCAGCGGCAGCGGCAGCGGCAGCGGCAGCGGCAGCGGCAGCGGCAATGATCAACTTGCCGGATTTCGCGCTTCCCTGCCCCGATTCTGTTCATAGAACGCCGATTTTCGGTCACAATCCGGCCAAGCCCGCTCCCCTGCCACTGACCCCGCCGCATCCGATCTGACAAGATCACCGAGGGTCTGGGTCATGGAGACGACGGAGTTTCGGGGGAAGCCGGGTGACGACGTACGGGGTGCGTTCGGGGCGTGCCACGCTCGTCCTCGTGAGGGCGCGCGCGCATCGCCTGCTGATCACCGCCGCGCTCGTCACCGTCCTGCTGACCACGTCCGTGCTGGCGGCCCTGGCCGCCTACTCGACCGCGATCGGCGACGCGGCCCTGCGCCACTCGCTCACCGAGCCGCGCAACGCCGCCGATGCCGCGCTGGTCGTCAAGGCCGAGGTAACGACCGGCGCCCGCCGGGCCGTCGACACCGCCGTTCGCGACGGAGCGCGCCGGACCTTCGACGGGCTGCCGGTGACCGTGCGGACACTGGTGCGCTCCGGCCCGTACGCCCTGCCCGCGAGCACGCGCGCCTCGACCGCCCGGCGCGGCGACGACCCCGACCTCACGCACTTCGCGGCGCTCGACTCCACCCAGGTGCGGCTCAGCGAGGGGCGTATGCCCCGCGCGGGCACGCGGGACGTCGAGGTGGCGTTGCCCGAGACCGCCGCGCGGCGGCTGCGGCTGGCGCCGGGCGCCCGTCTCACCGTCACCGACCGGCTCGACGGACCAGCCGTGCGGATCCTCGTCACCGGCGTGTACCGGCCCGCCGACCCCGCCTCCACCTACTGGCTGCTGGACGAACTGGGCGGCAGGGGCGTACGGACCTCCGCCTTCACCACGTACGGCCCCTTGCTGACGGCGCCCTCCGTCGTCACCGGCGGCCGGCTGAGCCTCGGACCGTCGGCGTGGCTCGCCGGCGCCGACTTCACGCGCCTCACCGCCGACCGCGTCGACGCCCTGCGCACCGCCGCGCGCACCGGGCCGTCCACCCTTCTCAGACTGCCCACCGGGGACAGCGGCAAGGGCGGTACGACCGGCAGGGCGACCGCGCGCACCGCCCTCCCCGACGCCCTCGACCGGGTCGAGCGCTCCCTGCTCGTCTCCCGCTCCACCCTGCTGATAGTCGCCCTCCAGCTCGCCCTGCTCGCCGCCTGCGCGCTGCTGCTCGTGGCCCGGCTGCTGGCTGCCGAACGCACCGGCGAGACCCGGCTGTTGCGCGCTCGCGGCGCCTCCCGCGCCGCCCTCGCCGGCCTCGCCGCCCGGGAGGCCCTCCTGCTGGCCGTGCCCGCGCTGCTGATCGCCCCGTGGCTGGCCGGCCCGCTGATCCGGCTGCTGGCCGAACAGGGGGCGCTGGCCCGGATCGGACTGGAGCTGGAGGTGCCGGCCGGCGGACAGCCCGGGGTGTGGCTGACGGCGGCCGGCGTGGCGCTGGGGTGCGCGCTGGCGGTGACCCTCCCGGCGGTCGCGTCGACCGGGTTCCGCACGTCCCGCGCCCGCGCCCTGTCCGCTCCCCTGCGGGCAGGGGCGGACCTCGGGCTGGTGGCGGTGGCCGGGGTCGCCTACTGGCAACTGAACCGCCGTACGTCGGGCGCGGTGAGCGCGGACCTGACCGGTGCCTGGGGAATCGACCCGCTGCTGGTCGCCGCGCCCGCCCTCGCGCTGCTGGCCGGCGCGGTCCTGACCCTGCGCCTGCTGCCGGTCGCCGCCCGGCTCGTCGAGCGCCGTACGACGGGCGGGCAGGGCCTGGCCCCGGCGCTGACCGGCTGGCAGCTCAGCCGGCGCCCGGGACGCGGCGCAGGTCCCGTACTGCTGCTCGTCCTGGCCGTCGCGCTCGGTGTACTGGCGATCGGACAGGGCTCCTCGTGGGAACGCTCGCAGGACGACCAGGCCGACTTCGCGGCGGGCGCGCCGGTACGGGTCATGGGCAACGGCCCCGGCGAGCTCGGCCGCACACAGGATTACGGGGCCGTGCCCCACGTGCGTGAGGCCGTCCCCGCCGTACGGACGACCCTGCCGCTGTCCGGGGGCCGCACGGCGACGGTGCTGGCGCTGGACACCGCGCACGCGGCGGACACCGTCCTGCTGCGCCCCGACCTGGCGCCCGCCCCGGCGAAGCAGCTGCTGGCGGGGCTGGTTCCGTCCGGTGAGTCGGTGGGCGCGCACGTTCCCGCGGGAGCGACCCGGCTGAAGCTGACGGCGACGCTGCTCAGTTCGGTGCGCGGCACGGATGGCGCGGCGACCGTGACCCAGACGCTGGAGGACGATCACGGCGTCCCCTACCAGTTGCCGTCCGGCGACCTCCCCGTCGACGGGCGCGCCCACACCCTCACTGTTGAACTCCCGCGCGAACACGGGCCGTTGGAACTCACCGGGGTACAGCTCGTACTGCCCGTACCGCCCCGCCACGCCGAACAGCACACCCTGACCCTCGACGCCCTGACCGCGACGACCGCCACCGGCACGGCACAGCGGGTGCCCCTGCCGGCGGCGTCCTGGACTGCGGTCTCCGACACCTACGGCGAGGGCGCGGCCGCCCCCGGAACCGCGCCGACCCGCCCGCGCGTCCGCCCCGCCGCGCACCCGACCGTGGTGTACGACACGGGTTACGTCCCGTCCGACCAGTCCTGGCTCACCCCGTCGCTGGCGCTGCGTATGCAGGTGGCGCAGCCCAGGACCACCGCGGTGGCCGCCCTCGCCACCGACCGTTTCCTCGCCTCCGGCGGCGCCCGCCCCGGTCAGACGTTGGACCTCACCTTCGAGGGGCAGAACGTGCCCGTGCGCATCGTGCGTGCCGTGCGGCAGCTGCCGACGGCCCAGGGCGGCGGCGAGTCGGACGGCGGCGCCGTGCTCGTCGATCTGCACGCTGTGAACCGGGTCCTCCAGGCGCGTTACGGGGCCGCCGTCGGGCCCACGGAGTGGTGGCTGCGGCCGGACTCGCCGTCGGACACCGCGGGCATCGCCTCCGCCCTGCGCGCCCGACCCGACCTCGATCCCGGGCACGTCGTCGTGCGCGACGAGATCGCCGCCGAGCTGCGCGACGACCCGTTCGGCGCCGCCCCGCAGGCCGCGTTCACCGCGGCGGCCGGCGCGGCGGCGGTCCTGGCCGCGCTCGGGTTCGCGGTCAGCGCGGCCGGAGCGCTGCGGGAGCGGAACGCCGAGTTCGCGATCCTGCGTGCCCTGGGCGCCTCACGCCGCCGGCTGGCCGGTGCCGTCGCCGCCGAGCACGGCGTGCTCGTCGCGCTGGCGCTGGCCGTGGGTACGGGCCTGGGCGTCGCCCTGACCCGAGCGGTGCTGCCGCTCATCGTCCTGACCGGCGTGGCCACCCGCCCGGTGCCGGATCTGCTGGTGGAACTGCCGCCGCTGCGGGTGGCCGCCCTGCTGGCGGCCGTGGCCGCCGTCCCGGTCGTCGTCGTGGCGCTGCTGGCGGTGCGACAGGCCGATCCGGCGCGGGTACTGCGGGAGGGGACGTGACATGGTGAACCCGTTCAGGCGTGTGGACCGCGCCCCCGCTCCCTGGGTCCGCACCCGGCTGCGGTCGGCGCCCGGGGCTTCCCTCTTCCTCGCGCTGCTGGTGGTGCTGACCGCCTGTCTGGCCGCCGCGTTCCCGCGCGCGCTGGAGCGGTACGAGGACGCGGGCCTGCGCCACGCCGTCGAGCAGGTGTCCCCCTCCCGGAGCGTCGTCAGTCTGTCCGCCCCGGCTCCCCTGCCGAGTCTGTCGCAGGACCTGCGCGAGCGAGCACTGCGTCCCGCCTCTGTGAAGAGCCAGTACGACAGCATCCTCGGCACGGTCCGGCGCCCCTTCGTCCCCGACCGGAACCAGTCGTCGTACGGCGTGACCACCACCGTCAACCAACTGGTGCCCGACCCCTGGCTGCCCCGGCCGGACGCACTGCCGGCCCAGGTCGCCCTCGTCGCACCGGCAGGTCTCGCCGGTCAC includes:
- a CDS encoding FtsX-like permease family protein, with the protein product MTTYGVRSGRATLVLVRARAHRLLITAALVTVLLTTSVLAALAAYSTAIGDAALRHSLTEPRNAADAALVVKAEVTTGARRAVDTAVRDGARRTFDGLPVTVRTLVRSGPYALPASTRASTARRGDDPDLTHFAALDSTQVRLSEGRMPRAGTRDVEVALPETAARRLRLAPGARLTVTDRLDGPAVRILVTGVYRPADPASTYWLLDELGGRGVRTSAFTTYGPLLTAPSVVTGGRLSLGPSAWLAGADFTRLTADRVDALRTAARTGPSTLLRLPTGDSGKGGTTGRATARTALPDALDRVERSLLVSRSTLLIVALQLALLAACALLLVARLLAAERTGETRLLRARGASRAALAGLAAREALLLAVPALLIAPWLAGPLIRLLAEQGALARIGLELEVPAGGQPGVWLTAAGVALGCALAVTLPAVASTGFRTSRARALSAPLRAGADLGLVAVAGVAYWQLNRRTSGAVSADLTGAWGIDPLLVAAPALALLAGAVLTLRLLPVAARLVERRTTGGQGLAPALTGWQLSRRPGRGAGPVLLLVLAVALGVLAIGQGSSWERSQDDQADFAAGAPVRVMGNGPGELGRTQDYGAVPHVREAVPAVRTTLPLSGGRTATVLALDTAHAADTVLLRPDLAPAPAKQLLAGLVPSGESVGAHVPAGATRLKLTATLLSSVRGTDGAATVTQTLEDDHGVPYQLPSGDLPVDGRAHTLTVELPREHGPLELTGVQLVLPVPPRHAEQHTLTLDALTATTATGTAQRVPLPAASWTAVSDTYGEGAAAPGTAPTRPRVRPAAHPTVVYDTGYVPSDQSWLTPSLALRMQVAQPRTTAVAALATDRFLASGGARPGQTLDLTFEGQNVPVRIVRAVRQLPTAQGGGESDGGAVLVDLHAVNRVLQARYGAAVGPTEWWLRPDSPSDTAGIASALRARPDLDPGHVVVRDEIAAELRDDPFGAAPQAAFTAAAGAAAVLAALGFAVSAAGALRERNAEFAILRALGASRRRLAGAVAAEHGVLVALALAVGTGLGVALTRAVLPLIVLTGVATRPVPDLLVELPPLRVAALLAAVAAVPVVVVALLAVRQADPARVLREGT